Within Halorubrum lacusprofundi ATCC 49239, the genomic segment CAACCTCGACACGCTCGTCGAGAAGGGGCTCGTCGAGAAGGGCCAACGCGACCGGCGTACGAACTACTACACGCTGACCCGTCGCGGTCGACGCGAGATCGACGCGCGGACCGAGTGGGAAGCGCAGTACGTCGACCACTGATCGATCGATCCCGCCGACGGATCGACGGTCCATAGCGATTGGTCCTCGCCTCTACCACTTTTCCGTCTCCGGTTCTCTTCTCCGCTGGAGTCGCGCGCCTTTTTCAACTCTTCCCCTCGTTCGGCCAGCCCGTTTCGTCCGTCTTTTGTCCGCGTCTGGGCGCTCCGCATCGAGAGTTGGACGTTTCTCCAACTCGATCGAGGACGCCTGTACTTTATTCTCTCGGGGTGCCACACGACCGCATGGATCGCGATACCGCCGCGCCCGACGTGACTGACCTCCCGGGCGACCGCGCACGAGAGTGGGTGGAGTACCACCACGAGTCGGCCGCGCCGAGCACGTACGTCTACGAGTTCGTCTGGGACCGCACCGCGCCCGCCGAAGGACCGTTCTGCACCGACGTCGACGGCAACGTCCTCATGGACTTCACGAGCCACGTCGCCGCCGCGCCGCTGGGGTACAACAACCCGAAGATTATGGAGCCGCTCGCGGAG encodes:
- a CDS encoding PadR family transcriptional regulator — protein: MYDLTGFQRDLLYVIAGLDEPHGLAIKEELEDYYEKEIHHGRLYPNLDTLVEKGLVEKGQRDRRTNYYTLTRRGRREIDARTEWEAQYVDH